One Lucilia cuprina isolate Lc7/37 chromosome 4, ASM2204524v1, whole genome shotgun sequence DNA segment encodes these proteins:
- the LOC111675433 gene encoding serine protease snake-like — MQNFFKNKQILLKFCFLSLLIMDCVEMQENDFKCSKYKQLVFEETKTFSYYLPGANEISFTEDHCSTAGGFVVGGENARPKEFAFAARLGHMAENGYVNWFCGGTLLSESFVLTAAHCFYASLGHVNRVRLGELDFNSDTDDAKPEDFDVQQLIEHPDYDYGKPYNDIGLVKLSSIVKFDRYKHPACLPTSPSLQNSNSLIAIGWGHTKFSGESSAHLQKVTLRSYSHAKCDWLARGSEGQERLPEGLKYSQLCAGSTEAKDTCQGDSGGPLLVQHTKYPCMYNVIGITSFGFGGCALPNVPAIYTNVNFYLDWISKYVR, encoded by the exons atgcaaaacttttttaaaaataaacaaattctacTCAAgttttgtttcttaagtctATTGATTATGGATTGTGTCGAAATGCaggaaaatgatttta AATGttcaaaatacaaacaattGGTATTTGAGGAAACAAAAACCTTCAGTTACTATCTGCCGGGTGCTAATGAAATATCTTTTACCGAAGATCACTGTTCAACTGCTGGAGGTTTTGTTGTGGGTGGTGAAAATGCTCGTCCCAAAGAATTTGCTTTTGCGGCACGTTTGGGTCATATGGCTGAGAATGGTTATGTTAATTGGTTTTGTGGTGGTACACTATTGAGTGAATCTTTTGTTTTAACAGCGGCTCATTGTTTTTACGCTTCACT AGGCCATGTCAATCGTGTACGCTTAGGCGAATTAGACTTCAACTCCGATACTGACGATGCTAAACCCGAAGACTTTGATGTACAACAATTAATTGAACATCCGGATTATGATTATGGTAAACCCTATAATGACATAGGTTTAGTTAAATTATCATCAATTGTAAAATTTGATCGTTATAAACATCCTGCCTGTTTACCAACATCGCCTAGTTTACAAAACAGCAATTCTTTAATTGCCATCGGTTGGGGTCATACCAAATTTTCAGGTGAAAGTTCAGCTCATTTACAGAAAGTTACTTTAAGGTCATACTCTCATGCCAAGTGTGATTGGTTGGCTCGAGGATCAGAGGGTCAAGAACGACTACCAGAAGGACTTAAATATTCTCAACTTTGTGCTGGTTCTACTGAAGCAAAAGACACTTGCCAGGGAGATTCTGGTGGACCTTTACTGGTGCAACATACGAAATATCCTTGTATGTATAATGTGATCGGAATAACTTCGTTTGGTTTTGGTGGCTGTGCCCTACCAAACGTACCAGCGATATATactaatgttaatttttatctaGATTGGATTAGTAAATACGTACGTTAA
- the LOC111675427 gene encoding protein kinase C isoform X1: protein MFTGKLQIKVCEASGLRPTDFQKRHNLTFGKLADEQLIDPYVSIDVDDNHFDRSTTRPKTFDPVWNEQFVHDVINAKNINLTVFHDAALPPDDFVANCIIPLEDIMQHETNVPDLWVNLEPQGKIHVVIELKNKNDTTKDTTEVDHPVSGGAGANKEFKERAGFNRRRGAMRRRVHQVNGHKFMATFLRQPTFCSHCREFIWGIGKQGYQCQVCTCVVHKRCHRSVVTKCPGMREEQNNLEPVPAGQRFNVNVPHRFVVHNYKRFTFCDHCGSLLYGLIKQGLQCQVCNMNVHKRCQKNVANTCGINTKQMAEILSSLGISPDKQAPRRSKYLSQPGGEDNFGASIHGDNSDCISTTTRSSTMSHQTTSSGSSGATNISGGSGDLGMSSSNRCYDSRPGKTCLQDFNFIKVLGKGSFGKVMLAEKKGTDEIYAIKVLKKDAIIQDDDVDCTMTEKRILALAANHPFLTALHSCFQTPDRLFFVMEYVNGGDLMFQIQKARRFEAARAAFYAAEVTLALQFLHAHGVIYRDLKLDNILLDQEGHCKLADFGMCKEGIMNGVLTTTFCGTPDYIAPEILKEQEYGASVDWWALGVLMYEMMAGQPPFEADNEDELFDSIMHDDVLYPVWLSREAVSILKGFLTKNPEQRLGCSGEENEIRRHPFFSKLDWDELEKRNIKPPFRPKMKNPRDANNFDTEFTKEEPVLTPIGNDVVRCINQDEFAGFSFVNPKFGPERKVY from the exons atgTTTACGggtaaattacaaataaaagtcTGCGAGGCGAGCGGTTTACGCCCAACAGATTTTCAAAAACGTCATAATCTTACATTTGGAAAATTGGCCGATGAACAATTAATTGATCCTTATGTCTCGATCGATGTTGATGATAATCATTTTG ATCGCTCAACAACACGTCCAAAAACTTTTGATCCTGTATGGAATGAACAATTTGTACACGAtgtaataaatgcaaaaaacatCAATTTAACGGTATTTCATGATGCAGCCCTCCCACCGGATGATTTTGTGGCCAATTGTATAATACCATTGGAAGATATTATGCAACATGAAACTAATGTACCAGATTTATGGGTGAATTTAGAACCTCAAGGAAAAATTCACGTAgtaattgaattgaaaaataaaaatg atacTACTAAAGATACCACAGAAGTGGATCATCCTGTTAGTGGTGGCGCTGGCgccaataaagaatttaaagaaagAGCAGGTTTTAATCGCCGACGCGGTGCTATGCGTCGTCGTGTACATCag GTTAATGGTCACAAATTTATGGCAACTTTTTTGCGCCAACCAACATTTTGTTCACATTGTCGCGAATTCATTTG GGGAATTGGTAAACAAGGATATCAGTGCCAAG TTTGCACCTGTGTTGTACATAAGAGATGCCATCGTTCAGTGGTTACCAAATGTCCCGGCATGCGAGAAGAG CAAAACAATTTGGAACCGGTACCAGCTGGACAGCGTTTTAATGTTAATGTACCACATCGTTTTGTCGTTCACAACTATAAACGCTTCACATTTTGTGATCATTGTGGTTCCCTGTTATACGGCCTAATTAAGCAGGGTCTTCAATGTCAAGTGTGTAATATGAATGTACACAAACGTTGCCAAAAGAATGTAGCAAATACCTGTGGcataaatactaaacaaatgGCTGAAATACTTAGCTCACTGGGCATATCGCCCGATAAGCAGGCACCTAGACGATCGAAG TATTTAAGTCAACCCGGTGGTGAGGATAATTTCGGAGCTAGTATTCATGGCGATAACAGTGATTGTATCTCAACTACCACACGTAGTTCAACAATGTCGCATCAGACTACATCGTCGGGTAGCTCTGGTGCGACTAATATAAGTGGTGGTAGCGGAGATTTGGGAATGTCAAGTTCTAATCGTTGTTATGACTCGCGTCCCGGTAAAACTTGTTTGCAagatttcaatttcattaaggTACTGGGTAAGGGCTCATTCGGCAAGGTTATGTTGGCGGAAAAGAAGGGCACCGATGAAATATACGCCATCAAAGTGTTGAAAAAAGATGCAATCATACAAGATGATGATGTCGATTGTACAATGACCGAAAAACGCATTTTAGCTTTGGCTGCTAATCATCCATTTTTAACGGCTTTACATTCCTGTTTTCAAACTCCG GatcgtttattttttgttatggaGTATGTTAACGGTGGtgatttaatgtttcaaattcaAAAAGCTCGCCGTTTTGAGGCTGCTCGTGCTGCCTTTTATGCTGCCGAAGTTACATTGGCCTTACAATTTCTACACGCTCATGGTGTTATTTATCGCGATTTGAAAttagataatattttattgGATCAAGAGGGTCACTGTAAATTGGCTGATTTTGGCATGTGCAAG gagGGCATTATGAATGGTGTTTTAACTACCACCTTCTGTGGTACACCTGATTATATAGCCCCAGAAATTCTTAAGGAACAAGAGTATGGCGCCTCGGTTGATTGGTGGGCTCTTGGTGTTCTCATGTATGAAATGATGGCTGGTCAGCCACCTTTCGAAGCCGATAACGAAGATGAATTATTTGATTCGATAATGCACGATGATGTTTTATATCCAGTTTGGTTATCAAGAGAAGCTGTGTCCATTTTGAaag GTTTTCTTACTAAAAATCCTGAACAACGTTTAGGCTGTTCGGGCGAAGAAAACGAAATACGTCGTCATCCATTCTTTAGTAAATTAGATTGGGATGAATTAGAAAAACGTAATATAAAACCACCATTCCGACCGAAAATG
- the LOC111675427 gene encoding protein kinase C isoform X2, with amino-acid sequence MILLKIPQKWIILLVVALAPIKNLKKEQVLIADAVLCVVVYIRLMVTNLWQLFCANQHFVHIVANSFVCTCVVHKRCHRSVVTKCPGMREEQNNLEPVPAGQRFNVNVPHRFVVHNYKRFTFCDHCGSLLYGLIKQGLQCQVCNMNVHKRCQKNVANTCGINTKQMAEILSSLGISPDKQAPRRSKYLSQPGGEDNFGASIHGDNSDCISTTTRSSTMSHQTTSSGSSGATNISGGSGDLGMSSSNRCYDSRPGKTCLQDFNFIKVLGKGSFGKVMLAEKKGTDEIYAIKVLKKDAIIQDDDVDCTMTEKRILALAANHPFLTALHSCFQTPDRLFFVMEYVNGGDLMFQIQKARRFEAARAAFYAAEVTLALQFLHAHGVIYRDLKLDNILLDQEGHCKLADFGMCKEGIMNGVLTTTFCGTPDYIAPEILKEQEYGASVDWWALGVLMYEMMAGQPPFEADNEDELFDSIMHDDVLYPVWLSREAVSILKGFLTKNPEQRLGCSGEENEIRRHPFFSKLDWDELEKRNIKPPFRPKMKNPRDANNFDTEFTKEEPVLTPIGNDVVRCINQDEFAGFSFVNPKFGPERKVY; translated from the exons atg atacTACTAAAGATACCACAGAAGTGGATCATCCTGTTAGTGGTGGCGCTGGCgccaataaagaatttaaagaaagAGCAGGTTTTAATCGCCGACGCGGTGCTATGCGTCGTCGTGTACATCag GTTAATGGTCACAAATTTATGGCAACTTTTTTGCGCCAACCAACATTTTGTTCACATTGTCGCGAATTCATTTG TTTGCACCTGTGTTGTACATAAGAGATGCCATCGTTCAGTGGTTACCAAATGTCCCGGCATGCGAGAAGAG CAAAACAATTTGGAACCGGTACCAGCTGGACAGCGTTTTAATGTTAATGTACCACATCGTTTTGTCGTTCACAACTATAAACGCTTCACATTTTGTGATCATTGTGGTTCCCTGTTATACGGCCTAATTAAGCAGGGTCTTCAATGTCAAGTGTGTAATATGAATGTACACAAACGTTGCCAAAAGAATGTAGCAAATACCTGTGGcataaatactaaacaaatgGCTGAAATACTTAGCTCACTGGGCATATCGCCCGATAAGCAGGCACCTAGACGATCGAAG TATTTAAGTCAACCCGGTGGTGAGGATAATTTCGGAGCTAGTATTCATGGCGATAACAGTGATTGTATCTCAACTACCACACGTAGTTCAACAATGTCGCATCAGACTACATCGTCGGGTAGCTCTGGTGCGACTAATATAAGTGGTGGTAGCGGAGATTTGGGAATGTCAAGTTCTAATCGTTGTTATGACTCGCGTCCCGGTAAAACTTGTTTGCAagatttcaatttcattaaggTACTGGGTAAGGGCTCATTCGGCAAGGTTATGTTGGCGGAAAAGAAGGGCACCGATGAAATATACGCCATCAAAGTGTTGAAAAAAGATGCAATCATACAAGATGATGATGTCGATTGTACAATGACCGAAAAACGCATTTTAGCTTTGGCTGCTAATCATCCATTTTTAACGGCTTTACATTCCTGTTTTCAAACTCCG GatcgtttattttttgttatggaGTATGTTAACGGTGGtgatttaatgtttcaaattcaAAAAGCTCGCCGTTTTGAGGCTGCTCGTGCTGCCTTTTATGCTGCCGAAGTTACATTGGCCTTACAATTTCTACACGCTCATGGTGTTATTTATCGCGATTTGAAAttagataatattttattgGATCAAGAGGGTCACTGTAAATTGGCTGATTTTGGCATGTGCAAG gagGGCATTATGAATGGTGTTTTAACTACCACCTTCTGTGGTACACCTGATTATATAGCCCCAGAAATTCTTAAGGAACAAGAGTATGGCGCCTCGGTTGATTGGTGGGCTCTTGGTGTTCTCATGTATGAAATGATGGCTGGTCAGCCACCTTTCGAAGCCGATAACGAAGATGAATTATTTGATTCGATAATGCACGATGATGTTTTATATCCAGTTTGGTTATCAAGAGAAGCTGTGTCCATTTTGAaag GTTTTCTTACTAAAAATCCTGAACAACGTTTAGGCTGTTCGGGCGAAGAAAACGAAATACGTCGTCATCCATTCTTTAGTAAATTAGATTGGGATGAATTAGAAAAACGTAATATAAAACCACCATTCCGACCGAAAATG